The Micromonospora sp. WMMD961 genome has a segment encoding these proteins:
- a CDS encoding C4-type zinc ribbon domain-containing protein has product MKADPQVQRRLLDLQAIDTNLAQLAHRRRSLPERAELEALARELSALEDERVRAQVAVDDLDRDIARMEKDVEQVRARKEKDENRLAAGTGPARELEALQHELVSLNRRQGDLEDAELELMEQRETAQGVLDGVEQRLADARDKRAATEQRRDEAMAEIAKEEEFKRGARQPLAADLPGDLVKLYDKIREDTGLGAALLTAGRCGGCRLELSGADLARIRGAAPDDVVRCEDCRRIMVRTNESGL; this is encoded by the coding sequence GTGAAGGCTGACCCTCAGGTGCAGCGCCGCCTGCTCGACCTCCAGGCGATCGACACCAACCTCGCCCAGCTCGCCCACCGTCGGCGGTCGCTGCCCGAGCGGGCCGAGCTGGAGGCGTTGGCCCGGGAGTTGTCGGCGTTGGAGGACGAGCGGGTTCGCGCCCAGGTGGCGGTCGACGACCTGGACCGGGACATCGCCCGGATGGAGAAGGACGTCGAGCAGGTCCGGGCCCGCAAGGAGAAGGACGAGAACCGGCTCGCCGCCGGCACCGGCCCGGCCCGCGAGTTGGAGGCGCTCCAGCACGAGCTGGTCTCCTTGAACCGCCGCCAGGGCGACCTGGAGGACGCCGAGCTGGAGCTGATGGAGCAGCGGGAGACCGCGCAGGGCGTCCTCGACGGGGTGGAGCAGCGGTTGGCCGACGCCCGCGACAAGCGGGCCGCGACCGAGCAGCGCCGCGACGAGGCGATGGCCGAGATCGCCAAGGAGGAGGAGTTCAAGCGGGGGGCCCGTCAGCCGCTCGCCGCCGACCTCCCGGGCGACCTGGTCAAGCTCTACGACAAGATCCGTGAGGACACCGGGCTGGGTGCCGCGCTGCTCACCGCGGGCCGCTGCGGCGGCTGCCGGTTGGAGCTCTCCGGTGCCGACCTGGCCCGGATCCGCGGGGCCGCTCCGGACGACGTGGTCCGCTGCGAGGACTGCCGACGGATCATGGTCCGCACCAACGAGTCGGGTCTGTAG
- a CDS encoding Nif3-like dinuclear metal center hexameric protein, whose translation MSTSGSAPTVAEVVAELERRFPPAWAEEWDRVGLVLGEPSAPVRRVLCVVDVVPETVAEALTADADMIVSHHPLLLRGVSSVAPTTFKGRIIHDLIRAGVALYAAHTNADVAAPGVSDALAARFGLTELRPLLRPAPGSPAHGDDRGFGRIGELPQPMTLAELTRHAAAVLPVTSWGVRAAGDPQRMVRTLAVSGGSGDGFLGAATAAGVDAFLTADLRHHPAGEHLAADGPALIDAAHWATERPWLDDLAALLREALGVETLVSDLDTDPWTVHAAAPVVDDKEPDREG comes from the coding sequence GTGAGCACAAGCGGATCCGCGCCGACGGTGGCCGAGGTGGTGGCCGAGCTGGAACGGCGTTTTCCGCCGGCCTGGGCCGAAGAGTGGGACCGGGTGGGCCTGGTGCTCGGCGAGCCGTCCGCGCCGGTGCGCCGGGTGCTCTGCGTCGTCGACGTGGTGCCCGAGACGGTCGCCGAGGCGCTGACCGCCGACGCGGACATGATCGTCTCGCATCATCCCCTGCTGCTGCGGGGCGTCTCGTCGGTCGCTCCGACGACCTTCAAGGGGCGGATCATCCACGATCTGATCCGAGCCGGGGTGGCGCTCTACGCGGCGCACACCAACGCCGACGTGGCCGCCCCCGGCGTCTCCGACGCCCTCGCCGCCCGGTTCGGGCTGACCGAACTGCGTCCGCTGCTGCGACCCGCGCCCGGATCGCCCGCCCACGGCGACGACCGGGGCTTCGGTCGGATCGGCGAACTGCCCCAGCCGATGACCCTCGCCGAGCTGACCCGGCACGCTGCCGCCGTGCTTCCCGTCACGTCCTGGGGAGTTCGCGCTGCGGGCGATCCCCAGCGTATGGTTCGTACCCTCGCCGTCAGCGGCGGGTCGGGGGACGGTTTCCTCGGCGCCGCGACCGCCGCCGGGGTGGACGCGTTCCTCACCGCCGACCTGCGGCACCACCCGGCCGGCGAGCACCTCGCCGCCGATGGTCCCGCCCTGATCGACGCCGCCCACTGGGCGACCGAACGACCGTGGCTGGACGACCTGGCCGCCCTCCTCCGGGAGGCGCTGGGCGTCGAGACGCTGGTGTCCGACCTGGATACCGACCCGTGGACAGTGCACGCCGCCGCACCCGTTGTGGACGACAAGGAGCCCGACCGTGAAGGCTGA
- a CDS encoding flavoprotein, whose translation MAGSPRTSGHREVLYVIACGSPLARHVGLLVDLAQQDGWDVCVVTTPDGAKFVDRSALVRQTGHPVRTHYKNPGDPDVLPPADAMIVCPATVNTVNKWAAGITDTLALGLLVEAQGKGVPIVAVPYTNVAMAAHPAFRAGVARLAEWGVTVLFGEHVVALHPPGTGEQHLSAFPWAKPLAALHTVAANAA comes from the coding sequence ATGGCCGGTTCACCGCGTACCAGTGGGCACCGCGAGGTGCTCTATGTCATCGCCTGCGGCTCGCCGCTGGCACGGCACGTCGGCCTCCTGGTCGACCTCGCCCAACAGGATGGTTGGGACGTCTGCGTGGTCACCACGCCGGACGGCGCGAAGTTCGTCGACCGGTCGGCACTGGTTCGGCAGACCGGGCACCCGGTGCGGACGCACTACAAGAACCCCGGTGACCCGGATGTGCTGCCGCCCGCCGACGCCATGATCGTCTGCCCGGCCACCGTCAACACGGTCAACAAGTGGGCGGCCGGGATCACCGACACCCTCGCGCTCGGCCTGCTGGTCGAGGCGCAGGGCAAGGGCGTGCCGATCGTGGCCGTGCCGTACACCAACGTGGCGATGGCCGCCCACCCGGCGTTTCGGGCCGGGGTGGCCCGGCTGGCCGAGTGGGGTGTCACGGTGCTCTTCGGTGAGCACGTGGTCGCGTTGCACCCGCCGGGAACGGGCGAGCAGCACCTCTCCGCGTTCCCGTGGGCGAAGCCTCTGGCCGCGTTGCACACCGTCGCCGCGAACGCCGCCTAG
- a CDS encoding helix-turn-helix domain-containing protein: MDELPIGRRVAYWRGRRKMSQQVFADRLGKSKSWVDKVERGVRRLDKFSVLYEIADILQVDVQLLMGKDPERRTDALNCIDQVEVQEIRAALERYDSMSAYFDAAPSPPPLDDMRKAVNHAWLTYQYGRYGMLTRALPKLLRDAQAADAAYGGERAVEAAHLLGQVYQIASSVLRKLGECELAWLAADRSMAVAQRADDPLLAGIATTRVCNALVAMGRARPALELNVQIANRLAPGGGNEVSPARLSVYGMLLLQGAMAASRIGDTASVDDLINCAQEAATLLGGDYNHYWTSFGPTNVELHRAAAAVELGDGGRAVEVHQLRIAEPSFNALLPERRAHHLLDIARGYAQIGDVANAGEMLLLGDRLAPSEIRCRPIAHEVMSDVLRRTRGAPPSPVAELAEHMGVGV; encoded by the coding sequence ATGGACGAGCTACCCATTGGACGGCGGGTCGCCTACTGGCGCGGGCGACGCAAGATGTCGCAGCAGGTCTTCGCGGACCGGCTGGGCAAGTCGAAGAGCTGGGTGGACAAGGTCGAACGCGGCGTCCGCCGGTTGGACAAGTTCTCCGTCCTGTACGAGATCGCCGACATCCTCCAGGTGGACGTCCAACTCCTCATGGGCAAGGACCCGGAGCGGCGTACCGACGCGCTGAACTGCATCGACCAGGTCGAGGTGCAGGAGATCCGGGCGGCGTTGGAGCGCTACGACTCGATGAGCGCGTACTTCGACGCGGCGCCCTCCCCGCCACCGCTGGACGACATGCGCAAGGCCGTCAACCACGCCTGGCTCACCTACCAGTACGGCCGCTACGGGATGCTCACCCGGGCGCTACCCAAACTGCTGCGGGACGCCCAGGCGGCCGACGCCGCGTACGGCGGTGAGCGGGCCGTCGAGGCGGCACACCTGCTCGGGCAGGTCTACCAGATCGCCTCCTCTGTGCTGCGCAAGCTCGGCGAGTGCGAGCTCGCCTGGCTGGCCGCCGACCGGTCGATGGCGGTGGCCCAGCGGGCCGACGACCCGCTGCTGGCCGGGATCGCCACCACCCGGGTCTGCAACGCCCTGGTCGCGATGGGTCGGGCCCGGCCCGCGCTGGAGCTGAACGTCCAGATCGCCAACCGGCTGGCCCCGGGCGGCGGCAACGAGGTCTCCCCGGCCCGGCTCTCCGTCTACGGGATGCTGCTGCTCCAGGGTGCGATGGCCGCGTCGCGGATCGGCGACACGGCAAGCGTCGACGACCTGATCAACTGCGCGCAGGAGGCCGCCACCCTGCTCGGTGGCGACTACAACCACTACTGGACGTCCTTCGGTCCGACGAATGTCGAGCTGCACCGGGCTGCCGCCGCTGTCGAGTTGGGCGACGGTGGTCGGGCCGTGGAGGTGCACCAGCTGCGCATCGCGGAGCCCTCCTTCAACGCGTTGCTGCCCGAACGCCGCGCCCACCACCTGCTCGACATCGCCCGCGGGTACGCCCAGATCGGCGACGTGGCGAACGCCGGCGAGATGCTGCTGCTCGGCGATCGGCTCGCCCCGTCGGAGATCCGCTGCCGGCCGATCGCGCACGAGGTGATGTCGGACGTCCTGCGTCGCACACGTGGTGCGCCGCCTTCTCCGGTAGCGGAGTTGGCTGAGCACATGGGAGTAGGGGTATGA
- a CDS encoding bifunctional DNA primase/polymerase, with the protein MWGNVAPRVAELSPLERVRLRRVATRYAAHGWQVTPGACLARSRFVCGRAGCPTVGCHPALENWELAASTDPARVATWWRNRPHGVLLPTGRAFDVLEVPAHLGRLVLDAVQIHPAGTGVRGPVLATPTGRWMFLVRPGDPLRPELEHCFHVVRHGPGSWIPAPPTRLPEGTVRWAVAPEQARWRLPDSYLVQNTLIGALRATGVTLAPDLIPGHLPLPRRGM; encoded by the coding sequence ATGTGGGGGAACGTCGCACCGCGCGTCGCCGAACTGTCGCCGCTGGAACGGGTCCGGCTGCGCCGGGTCGCGACGCGGTACGCCGCACACGGCTGGCAGGTCACCCCGGGTGCCTGTCTGGCCCGCAGCCGCTTCGTCTGCGGGCGGGCCGGCTGTCCCACGGTGGGCTGCCACCCCGCTCTGGAAAACTGGGAGCTGGCCGCCAGCACCGATCCGGCCCGGGTCGCGACCTGGTGGCGGAACCGCCCGCACGGGGTCCTGCTGCCCACCGGCCGGGCCTTCGACGTGTTGGAGGTGCCCGCCCACCTCGGTCGGCTCGTCCTCGACGCGGTGCAGATCCACCCGGCCGGCACCGGCGTACGCGGACCGGTGCTGGCCACGCCCACCGGGCGGTGGATGTTCCTGGTCCGCCCCGGCGACCCGCTCCGGCCGGAGTTGGAGCACTGCTTCCACGTGGTCCGGCACGGGCCGGGCTCGTGGATTCCCGCGCCGCCCACCCGGCTGCCCGAGGGCACGGTCCGTTGGGCGGTCGCCCCCGAGCAGGCCCGCTGGCGACTTCCGGACTCGTACCTCGTGCAGAACACGTTGATCGGGGCACTGCGCGCCACCGGGGTGACGCTCGCCCCCGACCTGATACCCGGTCACCTGCCGCTGCCCCGACGAGGAATGTGA
- a CDS encoding FAD:protein FMN transferase has protein sequence MGTAITVDLADDLPPATLRELADDVFAWLREVDARFSTYKPDSEVCRFDRGEVLLSEASADLRFVLEACADLWGDTDGFFDAYATGRLDPSGFVKGWAAQVASDRLLAAGAGNHCVNAGGDVRVRGLSPSGEPWRIGIRHPWDAMATCLVLTGTDLAVATSGVYERGRHVLDPRRGAPAGGLRSVTVVGTDLGVADAYATAALAMGAAGRGWLDRRDDHAHAVVTDDARQYHSAGLPVTD, from the coding sequence ATGGGTACGGCGATCACAGTGGATCTCGCCGACGACCTGCCCCCGGCGACCCTGCGTGAGCTGGCGGACGACGTCTTCGCCTGGTTGCGCGAGGTGGACGCCCGGTTCAGCACGTACAAGCCGGACAGCGAGGTGTGCCGCTTCGACCGGGGTGAGGTGCTGCTCTCCGAGGCGTCGGCGGACCTGCGGTTCGTGCTGGAGGCCTGCGCCGACCTGTGGGGCGACACCGACGGGTTCTTCGACGCGTACGCCACCGGGCGGCTCGACCCGTCCGGTTTCGTGAAGGGCTGGGCCGCCCAGGTCGCCTCGGATCGGCTCCTCGCCGCCGGAGCCGGCAACCACTGCGTCAACGCCGGAGGCGACGTGCGGGTGCGGGGCCTGTCCCCGTCCGGGGAGCCGTGGCGGATCGGTATCCGGCACCCGTGGGACGCGATGGCGACCTGCCTGGTGCTCACCGGGACCGACCTGGCCGTGGCCACCTCAGGTGTCTACGAGCGGGGGCGGCACGTGCTGGACCCGCGCCGTGGCGCGCCGGCCGGCGGGCTGCGCTCGGTCACCGTGGTCGGCACCGACCTGGGGGTGGCTGACGCGTACGCCACCGCCGCCCTGGCCATGGGGGCCGCCGGTCGCGGCTGGCTGGACCGCCGGGACGACCACGCCCACGCCGTCGTCACCGACGACGCCCGGCAGTACCACTCCGCCGGCCTGCCCGTGACCGACTAG
- a CDS encoding FMN-binding protein, whose protein sequence is MRRAFLAITGLAASTTALVVFKGSPATNQVAQNLPTAQPVDPTGQGVDPSADPNAPGTDPTDGATPSKSADAPVSPKPGKTTARPSGTKATKAPSAPRTTKPPQSTNRRVTGAGFDNEYGYVQVQIVVSGSRIVDAVALSLPSGGESDIHSGDVSSAYDGTGGEVVRKQNANLNTVSGATETSNSYKQSLRSAIEQAF, encoded by the coding sequence ATGCGTCGCGCGTTCCTCGCGATCACCGGTCTCGCCGCCAGCACCACCGCACTGGTGGTCTTCAAGGGCTCCCCGGCCACCAACCAGGTCGCCCAGAACCTGCCGACCGCCCAGCCGGTCGACCCCACCGGACAGGGCGTCGACCCGAGCGCCGACCCGAACGCGCCGGGCACCGACCCGACGGATGGCGCGACCCCGTCGAAGAGCGCCGACGCGCCGGTGTCGCCCAAGCCCGGCAAGACCACCGCCCGCCCGTCGGGCACCAAGGCCACCAAGGCCCCCAGCGCGCCGCGCACCACCAAGCCACCCCAGTCGACCAACCGCCGGGTCACCGGCGCCGGCTTCGACAACGAGTACGGGTACGTGCAGGTGCAGATCGTGGTCTCCGGCAGCCGGATCGTCGACGCCGTCGCGTTGTCGCTGCCCAGCGGGGGTGAATCCGACATCCACAGCGGCGACGTCAGCAGCGCGTACGACGGCACCGGCGGCGAGGTGGTGCGCAAACAGAACGCGAACCTCAACACCGTCTCCGGTGCCACCGAGACCAGCAACTCGTACAAGCAGTCGCTGCGCTCCGCGATCGAGCAGGCGTTCTGA